The window TCGTGCGTCTCGCGCTGCGGGACGGCGAGGACGACGGTGTCCGCCTCGATCCGTTCGGCGCCCGTGTCGACGATCCAGCGCCCGTCGGCGGAGCGGGTGACGGTGTCGGCCTTGGTGCGCAGTTCGGTCCGTACGCCGACGGAGTCGAGCGCCTTGCGGGTCAGCGTGTCGTGCACCTCGCCGAGCGGCACGCTCGCCCAGCCGATGTCGGCGGCGCCGGGCTCGGAAAGAAGTCCGGTCTTGAAAACCTTCGCGGCGAGGGCCAACGAGGAGTTCGGGGCGGTGGCGTTGAGTGTGGCGACGCCGACGAGGTCCCAGAGTGCCTCGATGGTGCGCGGGGACTGCCCGTGGCGGGTCAGCCAGCTTCCGAAGTCGATGGCGTCGAGCGCCGGGTCGTCCGGGTCGAGCCGGCCGAGCGCCAGTGCGGCGCGCCCGACACCTGCCCGCTCGGCGAGCGAGAGATGCGGGTAGCCCGCCAGCCCGGCGGCAAGGTGGAACGGCACCGGCAGGGCGTTGCGGCGCAGCCGTCCGAGCCGGGGCCCCGAGGGACGTCCGACATCGAGAACAGGCACGTCCAAACGGTTTTGCAGGGGTGCCAGGCGTGCGCCGCCGACCCGGTCGAGGAACCAGCGGTAGGCGGTGCAGCAGCGAAGGTAGACATGCTGACCGTTGTCCACCGTCAGTTCGCCGCGCTTGAAGGAGAAGGCGAGTCCGCCGAGCCTCGGCCGTCCTTCGAGCAGGGTCACGTCAAGCCCGGCGTCGGCGAGACGGAGGGCCGCGGTGATGCCGGCCAGTCCGCCGCCGATCACGACCGCGCGGGAGGAACGCA is drawn from Streptomyces sp. NBC_01717 and contains these coding sequences:
- the hpnE gene encoding hydroxysqualene dehydroxylase HpnE; amino-acid sequence: MTDEALRSSRAVVIGGGLAGITAALRLADAGLDVTLLEGRPRLGGLAFSFKRGELTVDNGQHVYLRCCTAYRWFLDRVGGARLAPLQNRLDVPVLDVGRPSGPRLGRLRRNALPVPFHLAAGLAGYPHLSLAERAGVGRAALALGRLDPDDPALDAIDFGSWLTRHGQSPRTIEALWDLVGVATLNATAPNSSLALAAKVFKTGLLSEPGAADIGWASVPLGEVHDTLTRKALDSVGVRTELRTKADTVTRSADGRWIVDTGAERIEADTVVLAVPQRETHDLLPEGALDEPGRLLSIGTSPILNVHVVYDRKVLRRPFFAALGSPVQWVFDRTDASGLTGPGQYLALSQSAADDEIDLPVAELRSRYLPELERLLPAARGAGIRDFFVTRERTATFAPAPGVGRLRPGTRTRAPGLYLAGAWTATGWPATMEGAVRSGCSAADAALRTLGRTHELPLQEAA